In one Roseburia intestinalis L1-82 genomic region, the following are encoded:
- a CDS encoding MogA/MoaB family molybdenum cofactor biosynthesis protein yields the protein MDNKYTVGIITASDKGSKGEREDISGRRIREILPAENYEVVSCKVLPDEQEELEQEMIHLADECKCNLILTTGGTGFSMRDVTPEATLAVCDRNAPGIAEAIRAYSMTITKRAMLSRGASVIRGQSLIVNLPGSPKAVEESLTYILDSLEHGMDILLGRDGECARR from the coding sequence ATGGACAATAAATATACAGTAGGAATTATAACAGCAAGCGATAAGGGTTCCAAAGGAGAGCGTGAGGATATCAGCGGAAGAAGGATCAGAGAGATTCTCCCGGCAGAAAACTACGAGGTCGTATCCTGTAAAGTGCTGCCGGATGAGCAGGAAGAATTGGAACAGGAAATGATCCATCTTGCGGATGAATGTAAATGCAATCTGATCTTAACGACAGGCGGGACGGGATTTTCCATGCGGGATGTGACACCGGAGGCAACGCTTGCGGTTTGTGACCGGAATGCACCCGGAATTGCTGAGGCAATCCGCGCCTACAGCATGACGATCACAAAACGCGCCATGTTAAGCCGTGGTGCGAGTGTGATCCGTGGACAGTCACTGATCGTAAATCTGCCGGGCAGTCCGAAGGCGGTGGAGGAGAGCCTGACTTATATCTTAGATTCGTTGGAACATGGGATGGATATCCTGTTAGGGAGAGATGGGGAGTGTGCACGGAGATGA
- the yedF gene encoding sulfurtransferase-like selenium metabolism protein YedF yields MSFFVERNIRTERLEITMITVNAMGDTCPIPVVKTKNAIKELNGAGVVETLVDNEIAVQNLTKMANQKGYGVKSEKISDGQYKVTMEIGEEAAAGNTALSANDAAETEKEENCAPNAIHGNTVVVISADHMGEGDEELGKVLIKGFIYALTEQDVLPQTILFYNGGAKLTCEESPTLEDLKSLEAQGVEILTCGTCLNHYGLTDKLQVGSVTNMYVIAEKMTQAGNIVKP; encoded by the coding sequence ATGTCCTTTTTTGTGGAACGGAATATCAGAACAGAAAGGCTGGAAATAACTATGATTACAGTAAATGCAATGGGAGATACCTGCCCGATTCCGGTAGTAAAAACAAAAAATGCAATTAAAGAGCTTAATGGTGCAGGTGTTGTGGAGACACTGGTGGACAATGAGATCGCAGTTCAGAACCTGACAAAGATGGCAAACCAGAAAGGTTATGGCGTAAAGTCAGAAAAGATTTCAGACGGACAGTATAAAGTGACGATGGAGATCGGGGAAGAGGCGGCAGCAGGGAACACAGCACTGTCGGCAAACGATGCGGCAGAGACAGAAAAAGAAGAAAACTGTGCTCCAAATGCGATCCATGGAAACACGGTTGTTGTGATCTCCGCAGATCATATGGGTGAGGGCGATGAAGAACTTGGAAAAGTACTTATCAAAGGATTTATTTATGCACTCACAGAGCAGGATGTGCTGCCACAGACAATACTTTTTTATAACGGAGGTGCAAAGCTGACCTGTGAGGAGTCGCCGACGTTAGAGGATTTAAAATCATTAGAGGCACAGGGAGTAGAGATTTTAACCTGTGGAACATGTCTGAATCACTATGGTCTTACGGACAAACTTCAGGTGGGAAGTGTAACGAATATGTATGTCATCGCTGAAAAAATGACACAGGCAGGAAACATTGTAAAACCATGA
- a CDS encoding aminotransferase class V-fold PLP-dependent enzyme — MIYLDNAATTFPKPPEVEHAVMAAFHTIGNAGRGAHAATLDASRIIYGTRERLAELFHAEDASRIAFTANVTESLNIAIQGLFEPGDHVITSVCEHNSVLRPLYLMEQRGVKVTYLPADSKGRIAYDELENAYEPETKAVVIMHASNLTGNVTDLEQIAAFTQKHHLLFVVDAAQTAGVLPIDVQKQNIDVLCFTGHKGLFGPQGTGGIYVRKGVEIRPLFAGGTGVQSYSRTQPKEMPTLLEAGTLNGHGIAGLYAALGYLQKTGIDKIYGREMALAERFYNGVKDISGVKIYGDFTTKNRVAVVTLNIGDIDSGSVSDWLWEDYEIAVRAGAHCAPLMHEALGTKAQGAVRFSFSHLNTEEEVDTAVKAVREIAAG; from the coding sequence ATGATTTATCTGGATAATGCGGCAACTACATTTCCAAAACCACCGGAAGTGGAACATGCCGTCATGGCGGCATTTCATACAATTGGAAATGCAGGAAGAGGAGCGCATGCGGCAACACTGGATGCGTCGAGGATCATTTATGGAACCAGAGAGCGGCTTGCAGAGTTATTTCATGCGGAGGATGCATCTCGTATTGCGTTTACCGCCAATGTGACAGAGTCGTTAAACATTGCAATCCAGGGATTGTTTGAACCGGGAGATCATGTGATCACGTCAGTCTGTGAACATAATTCGGTATTGCGTCCATTGTATCTGATGGAGCAGCGCGGTGTGAAAGTAACCTATCTTCCGGCAGATTCTAAGGGGCGGATCGCATACGATGAACTGGAAAATGCATATGAGCCGGAAACGAAAGCGGTTGTAATCATGCATGCGTCAAATCTGACTGGAAATGTGACAGATTTAGAGCAGATTGCAGCATTTACACAAAAGCATCATTTGCTGTTTGTCGTTGATGCCGCCCAGACGGCGGGAGTCCTTCCAATCGATGTGCAGAAACAAAATATCGATGTACTCTGTTTTACCGGTCATAAAGGATTATTTGGTCCACAGGGAACCGGAGGCATTTATGTGCGAAAAGGTGTGGAAATCCGGCCGCTTTTCGCAGGAGGAACCGGAGTCCAAAGTTACAGCAGAACACAGCCAAAAGAAATGCCGACTCTGCTTGAAGCGGGAACTTTAAACGGACATGGAATCGCCGGATTGTATGCGGCTTTGGGATATCTGCAAAAGACCGGTATTGATAAGATCTACGGGCGTGAAATGGCGCTGGCAGAGCGTTTTTATAACGGCGTCAAAGACATTTCCGGGGTAAAGATTTATGGAGATTTTACAACAAAAAACAGAGTGGCAGTTGTCACATTAAATATCGGAGATATAGATTCCGGCAGTGTGAGCGACTGGCTCTGGGAGGACTATGAGATCGCCGTCCGCGCCGGTGCGCACTGTGCCCCACTGATGCATGAAGCACTTGGAACAAAAGCGCAGGGGGCGGTAAGGTTCAGCTTTTCCCATTTAAATACGGAAGAGGAAGTGGATACTGCAGTGAAAGCTGTGAGGGAGATCGCGGCGGGATAA